One window from the genome of Salisaeta longa DSM 21114 encodes:
- the menC gene encoding o-succinylbenzoate synthase has protein sequence MRTDCFRYRLPLSRPLRLGTQTVHHRDGAVLRCMTADGAVGWGDVAPLPGFSRETLDEALHQLATDAVHAALRSGDTTALGDVCASVQCGVAQAAADAQRDGPANDVTVPVNALLSGTPHAVLEAFEQYRADGYTVFKLKVGRRAPANDARLVSTLLDRMPPEGALRLDANRAWSWDEAQAFAAALGAETLAYVEEPLDDPTQLPALAADWPYPIALDESTRTLAPADLSDHTYAAAIVLKPMLIGGPHRLAAWADAAAAHDQTVVLSAAYESGVGMAALVEWSAAYATAPVGLDTYRHLQADVLATRLPLEVPHVSLRAVRRAACTVDPSRLSPYPLEVA, from the coding sequence ATGCGCACCGATTGCTTCCGATACCGCCTTCCGCTCTCGCGCCCGCTGCGCCTTGGTACGCAGACGGTGCATCACCGCGACGGCGCCGTGCTGCGCTGCATGACCGCTGACGGCGCTGTGGGATGGGGCGACGTGGCGCCGCTGCCCGGGTTCAGCCGTGAAACGCTTGATGAGGCGCTCCACCAGCTCGCCACCGACGCCGTCCACGCGGCGCTGCGCTCCGGTGACACGACAGCGCTCGGTGATGTGTGCGCGTCGGTGCAATGCGGTGTCGCCCAGGCGGCGGCCGATGCCCAGCGCGACGGCCCCGCCAACGATGTGACCGTTCCCGTCAATGCGCTGCTGAGCGGTACACCGCACGCGGTGCTGGAGGCGTTCGAGCAGTACCGCGCAGATGGATACACGGTGTTCAAGCTGAAGGTGGGCCGCCGCGCACCGGCCAATGATGCACGGCTCGTCTCGACGCTGCTGGACCGGATGCCCCCAGAGGGCGCGCTTCGCCTGGATGCCAACCGGGCGTGGTCGTGGGACGAGGCGCAGGCGTTTGCTGCGGCGCTGGGCGCGGAGACGCTCGCGTATGTAGAGGAACCGCTCGATGACCCGACGCAGCTACCGGCGCTGGCCGCCGATTGGCCGTATCCGATAGCGCTTGACGAAAGCACGCGCACGCTGGCGCCTGCGGACCTCAGCGATCATACCTACGCGGCGGCTATCGTCCTCAAACCGATGCTTATTGGCGGGCCGCACCGGCTGGCCGCGTGGGCCGATGCGGCGGCCGCGCACGACCAAACGGTGGTGTTGAGCGCGGCCTACGAGAGCGGCGTCGGCATGGCGGCGCTGGTTGAGTGGTCGGCTGCCTACGCCACCGCGCCGGTGGGCCTTGACACCTACCGGCACCTGCAGGCCGACGTGCTGGCTACCCGGCTGCCGTTGGAGGTGCCGCATGTGTCGCTGCGAGCGGTGCGCCGCGCCGCGTGCACCGTCGACCCCTCGCGCCTGTCGCCGTATCCGCTGGAGGTGGCCTGA
- a CDS encoding 1,4-dihydroxy-2-naphthoate polyprenyltransferase, whose amino-acid sequence MPTDIHPRSVPHIWIQAARPKTLPAAAAPVLMGIALALSAGAFHPVAAALALTAALLIQVGVNFHNDYADFLQGADTEDRVGPLRVTQAGWVDPTTMRRATVAVFALAVAAGTYLMIRGGWPIVAVGIASIASAVWYTAGGSYSLASLGLADVFVLIFFGPVAVGGTYYVQALQLPGYVLAVGLAPGLLSMAILLVNNIRDLANDRAAGRRTLVVRMGRSAAVALYGACFVGALALPVALMNKTDTAWAALLPLVLAPWAVYLVRAVATTHDPAAMNRLLAGTGRFLALYAVLFFIGWTL is encoded by the coding sequence ATGCCTACCGACATCCACCCACGCTCCGTTCCCCACATTTGGATACAGGCCGCGCGCCCCAAGACGCTCCCCGCGGCGGCCGCGCCGGTGCTCATGGGCATTGCCCTGGCCCTCTCGGCGGGCGCGTTTCATCCGGTGGCTGCGGCCCTCGCGCTCACCGCCGCGCTGCTCATTCAGGTGGGCGTCAACTTCCACAACGACTACGCCGACTTTTTGCAGGGCGCCGACACCGAAGACCGCGTGGGGCCGCTGCGCGTCACCCAGGCCGGTTGGGTGGATCCTACAACCATGCGCCGCGCAACGGTGGCCGTCTTTGCGCTGGCCGTTGCCGCTGGCACCTACCTGATGATCCGCGGCGGCTGGCCCATCGTGGCCGTGGGCATTGCGTCGATCGCGTCGGCGGTGTGGTACACCGCGGGCGGATCGTACTCGCTGGCATCGCTGGGGCTGGCCGACGTGTTTGTGCTCATCTTTTTTGGACCGGTTGCGGTGGGCGGCACGTATTACGTGCAGGCGCTTCAGTTGCCGGGGTACGTGCTGGCGGTGGGCCTCGCACCGGGGCTGCTCTCCATGGCCATCCTCCTTGTGAACAACATTCGCGACCTGGCCAATGACCGCGCCGCCGGGCGCAGAACCCTGGTCGTGCGGATGGGACGGTCTGCCGCGGTGGCGCTGTATGGCGCGTGCTTTGTGGGCGCGCTCGCGCTTCCGGTGGCCCTCATGAACAAGACAGACACCGCGTGGGCCGCGCTGCTTCCGCTGGTACTTGCGCCCTGGGCGGTGTATCTTGTGCGTGCCGTGGCAACCACGCACGATCCGGCCGCCATGAACCGGCTGCTGGCAGGCACCGGTCGCTTTCTGGCGCTGTACGCCGTGCTCTTTTTCATCGGATGGACGTTGTGA
- a CDS encoding MFS transporter, producing the protein MATHTSHDVSVADNAGYAELIVGNGNFRRLWIGTLISLLGDWFNTIALYTLVTTLTGSPLALGAVFITKMLPWAVVSPLAGVIVDRFNRRRLMIGADIARAVVVLGFLLIDQPGEVGWLYVLIAAQVVIGSVFQPAKSAALPNVTTPRELLTANALMSATWSTMLAVGAALGGLATEWLGPEAVFWIDSASYLVSAVFIAGTRIPQDTDAPQGSMLRSAAREITDGWRHLRTHPRIGRIAFAKATWAAGGGALVYLLALLGNEVAPGAIAAGIGVLFMARGIGTGIGPVVVRALFTDEKTWPRVMGAAIAACGLCYAAVVWVPWTTAWQHVTLICALIIVAHGASGGNWTVSSVLLQKRTEDRYRGRVFSTDWLLVMTAESVSIFTASLLLEAGWLTLVQSFLVFGGLQVACGLAWLAIVVPRERAADDAARQAP; encoded by the coding sequence ATGGCAACCCACACATCACATGACGTTTCGGTAGCGGACAACGCCGGGTACGCGGAGCTCATCGTCGGGAATGGCAACTTCCGGCGGCTCTGGATCGGCACCCTCATCTCGTTGCTGGGCGACTGGTTTAACACCATCGCGCTGTACACGCTCGTCACCACGCTGACGGGCTCGCCGCTCGCGCTGGGTGCGGTGTTTATCACCAAGATGCTGCCGTGGGCGGTGGTATCGCCCCTCGCAGGGGTTATCGTGGATCGGTTCAACCGCCGCCGCCTGATGATTGGGGCCGACATCGCGCGGGCGGTGGTGGTGCTTGGCTTTCTCCTGATCGATCAGCCGGGCGAGGTGGGCTGGCTCTACGTGTTGATTGCGGCACAGGTCGTCATCGGGTCGGTCTTTCAGCCGGCGAAGAGCGCGGCCCTGCCCAACGTCACCACGCCGCGCGAGCTGCTTACGGCCAACGCCTTGATGTCGGCCACGTGGTCGACGATGCTGGCGGTGGGCGCTGCACTGGGCGGACTGGCGACGGAGTGGCTTGGGCCTGAGGCGGTCTTTTGGATCGACAGTGCGTCGTACTTGGTCTCTGCCGTCTTTATCGCCGGCACGCGCATCCCGCAAGACACCGACGCGCCCCAGGGGTCGATGCTCCGCTCCGCGGCCCGCGAAATTACCGACGGTTGGCGGCACCTGCGCACGCATCCGCGGATTGGGCGCATCGCCTTTGCCAAGGCCACCTGGGCGGCCGGCGGCGGGGCGCTGGTGTATCTGCTCGCGCTATTGGGGAACGAGGTGGCGCCGGGTGCCATTGCGGCCGGCATCGGCGTGCTGTTCATGGCCCGCGGCATTGGCACCGGCATTGGACCGGTGGTGGTGCGGGCACTGTTTACCGACGAAAAAACGTGGCCAAGGGTGATGGGCGCGGCCATCGCGGCGTGCGGCCTGTGCTACGCGGCGGTGGTGTGGGTGCCGTGGACCACCGCGTGGCAGCACGTAACGCTGATCTGCGCGCTCATCATCGTTGCGCACGGGGCAAGCGGCGGGAACTGGACCGTCAGCTCGGTGCTGCTGCAAAAGCGGACGGAGGATCGCTACCGCGGGCGTGTCTTCTCCACCGACTGGCTGCTGGTGATGACGGCCGAGTCGGTCTCCATCTTTACGGCCAGCCTGCTGCTTGAGGCCGGGTGGCTGACCCTGGTGCAGAGCTTCCTCGTATTCGGCGGGCTACAAGTGGCCTGCGGGCTGGCCTGGCTGGCGATAGTGGTCCCGCGCGAGCGGGCCGCTGACGACGCGGCCAGGCAGGCGCCGTAA
- a CDS encoding type 1 glutamine amidotransferase, translating into MPSWTPDPSLAALRVVLLQARDALTMERQEQTCFLERCRLRPPQLVARSVLRDPLTPALLDSADALLIGGAGAYSATDDHPWMPALLALVQTAVERRLPTFGSCWGHQVIARALGGTVVHDPEAAELGCRTVHLTAAGRRDPLFRAFPARFTANMGHHDRVRRLPPGAVELAANDQPHQAFRLRRAPVYGTQFHSELDADRERERLIHYRDHYREDLPSAEEFEAVLNSLAPTTAVDGLLHRFLCVHAAGA; encoded by the coding sequence ATGCCTTCCTGGACGCCCGATCCATCGCTCGCGGCCCTGCGCGTGGTGCTGCTGCAGGCCCGCGACGCCCTCACCATGGAGCGCCAGGAGCAGACGTGCTTCTTGGAGCGCTGCCGCCTACGCCCGCCCCAACTCGTAGCGCGCAGCGTCCTCCGCGATCCGCTCACGCCGGCGCTGCTCGATTCGGCCGATGCCTTGCTCATTGGCGGCGCCGGGGCGTACTCGGCCACCGACGACCATCCCTGGATGCCTGCGCTGCTCGCGCTGGTGCAAACGGCGGTCGAGCGGCGCCTGCCTACGTTTGGGTCGTGCTGGGGCCATCAGGTGATTGCGCGGGCCCTGGGCGGCACGGTGGTGCACGATCCGGAAGCGGCCGAGCTGGGCTGCCGCACCGTGCACCTTACCGCGGCCGGCCGGCGCGACCCGCTCTTTCGTGCATTTCCGGCGCGCTTTACGGCCAACATGGGCCACCACGATCGCGTGCGGCGCCTGCCGCCGGGTGCTGTAGAACTCGCCGCCAACGATCAGCCGCACCAGGCCTTTCGCCTGCGCCGCGCACCGGTGTACGGCACGCAATTTCACAGCGAGCTCGACGCCGACCGGGAGCGCGAGCGCCTCATCCACTACCGCGACCACTACCGCGAGGATCTGCCCAGCGCGGAAGAATTTGAGGCTGTCCTAAACAGCCTGGCGCCAACCACGGCGGTAGACGGCCTGCTGCATCGCTTCTTGTGCGTCCACGCCGCCGGCGCATAA
- the era gene encoding GTPase Era, giving the protein MPPSGFASVPDDHTSGYVALIGPPNVGKSTLMNALLGQKLSIVTRKPQTTRQRIIGIHSSDAHQIIFLDTPGIIKPEYELHRAMMGQVEHAVRDADLLLFLHDATKQRPETFSLKQLGGGRAFLVLTKLDLIPQDDALPLVESYAEHREFEEIIPVSARKGFNLDRLMELVVQALPQGPPFYPKDMISEHPERFFVAEIIREKVFQLFHQEIPYSVQVNVVDYEARTDEKDFIDAEIVVNKKSHKGILIGKGGTAIKRLGQTARPDIESFVQSPVYLQLHVKVRENWRDTERMLRSYGYRDA; this is encoded by the coding sequence ATGCCTCCCTCAGGTTTCGCTTCCGTCCCCGACGATCATACCAGCGGCTACGTCGCGCTCATCGGCCCGCCCAACGTGGGCAAGTCGACCCTCATGAACGCGCTCCTCGGCCAAAAGCTGTCCATCGTCACGCGCAAGCCGCAAACCACCCGGCAGCGCATCATCGGCATCCACTCCTCCGATGCCCACCAGATCATCTTCCTCGACACGCCCGGCATCATCAAGCCGGAGTACGAGCTGCACCGGGCCATGATGGGCCAGGTTGAGCACGCCGTGCGCGATGCCGACCTGCTCCTCTTCTTGCACGATGCCACCAAGCAACGTCCCGAAACCTTCAGCCTGAAGCAGCTGGGCGGCGGGCGGGCCTTTTTGGTGCTCACCAAGCTCGACCTCATCCCCCAAGACGACGCCCTGCCGCTCGTCGAGTCGTATGCCGAGCACCGCGAGTTCGAGGAAATTATTCCGGTGTCGGCCCGCAAGGGGTTCAACCTCGACCGCCTCATGGAGCTCGTCGTACAGGCCCTGCCGCAGGGCCCGCCCTTCTACCCGAAGGATATGATCAGCGAGCACCCGGAGCGCTTCTTCGTTGCCGAAATTATCCGCGAGAAGGTCTTCCAGCTCTTCCATCAAGAAATTCCGTACTCGGTGCAGGTGAACGTGGTCGACTACGAGGCCCGCACCGACGAAAAGGACTTCATCGACGCCGAAATTGTCGTCAACAAGAAGTCGCACAAGGGCATTCTCATCGGAAAAGGGGGCACGGCCATTAAGCGTCTGGGGCAAACGGCCCGGCCCGATATCGAATCGTTCGTGCAGTCGCCCGTCTACCTGCAGCTCCACGTAAAAGTGCGCGAGAACTGGCGCGACACCGAGCGGATGCTGCGCTCCTACGGCTACCGCGACGCGTAA
- a CDS encoding pyridoxine 5'-phosphate synthase, with protein sequence MNLLINVDHVATLRNARAESFPDPVHAAARCEHAGADGIVFHLREDRRHITERDVRLLRETVTGKLDFELSTAPDVVAICCDVAPDLATLVPERREEITTEGGLDVPANAERLEAVVPQLYDAGVAQVSLFVDPVPAHIRAARAAGANAVELHTGDYANARTADARAAELERLAAAAAVAHDEGLRVHAGHGLDYRNIAAFCDAVPHVHEVSIGFAIMARAILVGLDTAVRDMAARLRTA encoded by the coding sequence ATGAATCTCCTAATTAACGTCGACCATGTGGCCACCCTGCGCAATGCGCGGGCGGAGTCGTTTCCGGACCCGGTGCACGCGGCCGCCCGATGCGAGCACGCCGGGGCCGACGGCATTGTCTTTCACCTGCGGGAGGACCGGCGCCACATCACCGAGCGCGACGTGCGCCTGCTCCGCGAAACCGTGACGGGCAAGCTCGACTTCGAGCTGTCGACCGCCCCCGACGTGGTGGCGATTTGCTGCGACGTGGCGCCCGATCTGGCGACGCTTGTGCCGGAGCGCCGCGAGGAGATTACCACCGAGGGCGGCCTCGACGTGCCGGCCAACGCCGAGCGTCTCGAGGCGGTCGTCCCGCAATTGTACGACGCGGGCGTCGCGCAGGTCAGCCTGTTTGTAGACCCGGTGCCCGCGCACATTCGCGCGGCCCGCGCGGCGGGGGCCAACGCTGTGGAGCTGCATACCGGCGACTATGCCAATGCCCGCACCGCCGATGCGCGCGCAGCCGAGCTGGAGCGCCTTGCCGCAGCGGCCGCCGTGGCCCACGACGAAGGCCTGCGCGTGCATGCGGGCCACGGCCTCGACTACCGCAACATCGCCGCCTTCTGCGACGCCGTGCCGCACGTGCACGAGGTCTCCATTGGGTTTGCCATCATGGCCCGCGCCATCCTTGTGGGCCTCGATACCGCCGTGCGCGACATGGCTGCCCGGCTCCGCACCGCGTAA
- a CDS encoding RsmD family RNA methyltransferase, which translates to MSAVMRIIAGQLKGHGIDAPPGHATRPSTARTRESLFNLIDSRIYLEGATVLDLFAGTGALGLEALSRGAALVTFVEQDPQVLDYARANAEALGVSDRCIFIPGDAVQYLERYQGPALDLIMADPPYELPALERLPDLALEHLDTDGVLTLEHSTDQWFDDHPREMTTRRYGRTVVTLFRPPLAPVSDDA; encoded by the coding sequence TTGTCTGCCGTTATGCGAATCATTGCTGGTCAACTGAAGGGCCATGGGATCGACGCGCCGCCCGGGCACGCCACGCGCCCGTCGACGGCGCGCACCCGCGAGTCGCTCTTCAACCTCATCGACAGCCGTATCTACCTGGAAGGCGCCACGGTGCTCGACCTGTTTGCCGGAACGGGTGCCTTGGGGCTGGAGGCCCTAAGCCGCGGGGCCGCCCTCGTCACGTTCGTTGAGCAAGATCCGCAAGTGCTGGACTATGCGCGGGCCAATGCCGAGGCGCTGGGCGTTAGCGACCGCTGCATCTTCATCCCCGGTGATGCGGTGCAGTACCTGGAGCGCTACCAGGGGCCGGCACTCGATCTTATCATGGCCGACCCGCCGTACGAACTCCCGGCGCTGGAGCGTTTGCCGGATTTGGCGTTGGAGCACCTCGACACCGACGGCGTGCTTACCCTTGAGCACAGCACGGACCAATGGTTTGACGACCACCCCCGCGAGATGACCACGCGCCGGTACGGCCGCACGGTCGTAACCCTCTTCCGCCCGCCGCTTGCCCCCGTTTCTGACGACGCGTAG
- the coaD gene encoding pantetheine-phosphate adenylyltransferase has product MDRQLALYPGTFDPFTYGHRDVLERALRLFDQVEVTVGVNADKQTLFTTEERIALIRECTSDLDGVRVASHEGLIVDRAEATGAVALVRGLRQVSDFDYEFRMAFANRKLAPDIETVFLMTSEEYALISSSMVRDAHRWEGDVSKFVPPPVVEALHAKRAATAGAR; this is encoded by the coding sequence ATGGACCGCCAGCTTGCGCTGTATCCCGGCACCTTCGATCCGTTTACGTACGGCCACCGCGACGTGCTGGAGCGCGCCCTTCGCCTGTTTGACCAGGTGGAGGTGACGGTGGGCGTGAATGCGGATAAGCAAACGCTGTTTACAACCGAGGAGCGCATTGCGCTGATCCGCGAGTGCACGAGCGACCTGGACGGCGTGCGCGTCGCCTCGCACGAGGGTCTGATTGTGGACCGCGCGGAGGCGACCGGCGCCGTGGCACTGGTGCGCGGGCTGCGGCAGGTGAGCGACTTCGACTACGAGTTTCGGATGGCCTTCGCAAACCGCAAGCTCGCCCCCGACATCGAAACGGTCTTCCTGATGACCTCCGAAGAGTACGCCCTCATCAGCTCCTCGATGGTGCGCGACGCGCACCGCTGGGAGGGCGACGTATCCAAGTTTGTGCCGCCGCCTGTGGTGGAAGCCCTCCACGCGAAGCGCGCCGCTACAGCCGGGGCCCGCTAA
- a CDS encoding pyridoxal phosphate-dependent aminotransferase: MSTASALRLNRRVDAMQPSATLAMKARAGAMRRAGHPVIALSAGEPDFNTPAPIREAGIAAIQNGFTNYTENAGMPALREAIAAKLAADNGLSYSADQILCSNGAKQSVALGIHVLCDAGDEVLIPAPYWVSYPEMARFAGATPVTLPTSVHDGYRLTPEALDAAITDKTRLLVMCSPSNPTGAVYTPDELAALAAVVRAYDGLYVLSDEIYEHVLYDAEHRSFAALPGMQERTVTVNGFSKAYAMTGWRLGYLAAPAPIRDAAAKVQGQFTSAPSSISQKAGIAALEMGPGPVQEMVAAFRQRRDYVLERLRALPGVTCPEPQGAFYLFPHIADVLGARTPDGTRIESSEDLCFYLLEHCHVALVPGEAFGAPEGMRLSYASSMEDLETALDRITEGLNALR, from the coding sequence ATGTCTACTGCTTCTGCCCTTCGCCTCAACCGCCGCGTGGACGCGATGCAACCGTCGGCGACGCTTGCGATGAAGGCGCGCGCCGGGGCCATGCGCCGCGCGGGCCATCCGGTGATTGCCCTAAGCGCGGGCGAGCCGGATTTTAACACGCCGGCACCCATTCGAGAGGCCGGCATTGCCGCCATCCAAAACGGATTCACCAACTACACCGAGAATGCGGGCATGCCGGCGCTGCGCGAGGCGATCGCCGCAAAGCTAGCGGCCGACAACGGACTCAGCTACAGCGCCGACCAAATTTTGTGCTCCAACGGGGCCAAGCAGTCGGTGGCATTGGGCATTCACGTGCTGTGCGACGCGGGCGACGAGGTGCTCATCCCGGCGCCCTACTGGGTCAGCTATCCCGAGATGGCGCGCTTTGCAGGGGCAACGCCGGTTACGCTACCTACGTCGGTGCACGATGGCTACCGGCTGACGCCCGAAGCGCTTGATGCGGCTATTACCGATAAGACGCGGCTGCTGGTGATGTGCTCGCCCTCAAACCCCACGGGGGCCGTGTACACGCCCGACGAACTCGCGGCCCTCGCCGCGGTGGTGCGCGCCTACGATGGCCTCTACGTGCTATCCGACGAAATTTATGAGCACGTGCTGTACGATGCCGAGCATCGGTCGTTTGCCGCGCTGCCGGGCATGCAGGAGCGCACCGTCACCGTCAACGGCTTCTCGAAGGCGTATGCCATGACGGGCTGGCGCCTGGGCTACCTCGCGGCGCCCGCGCCCATCCGGGACGCGGCGGCAAAGGTGCAGGGGCAGTTCACCTCGGCCCCAAGCAGCATCTCACAGAAGGCGGGCATCGCAGCGCTGGAGATGGGACCGGGCCCCGTGCAAGAGATGGTTGCGGCCTTTCGGCAGCGCCGCGACTACGTGCTGGAGCGCTTGCGCGCCCTGCCGGGCGTTACCTGTCCCGAGCCGCAGGGGGCGTTCTACCTCTTCCCGCACATTGCCGACGTGCTCGGCGCCCGCACGCCCGACGGCACGCGCATCGAGAGCAGCGAAGACCTGTGTTTCTATCTCCTGGAGCACTGCCATGTGGCGCTCGTGCCCGGCGAAGCGTTTGGAGCGCCCGAGGGCATGCGCCTGTCGTACGCCTCGTCGATGGAGGATCTGGAAACGGCCCTCGACCGCATCACCGAGGGCCTGAACGCCCTACGCTGA
- a CDS encoding sensor histidine kinase: MLHSPHRTAKSTPAAWSAPTEQPAPDRPTAQPSAQNAGASRTAWHRLARVVHQLAGAPTGVFAPAATQRSLVAYAGPTSERDALAAWAASRLLPTDHILHEADDALNGAVYSRPIRTAAGVRWLCVLADAPLPAPLRTQIDDVIALMDSPAPDASADEPGMPLLSALPIAVYRSTPSGRLLYANEALLTLLGYPPDTPLASIDLEARDFADVERNAFKEAIEANDRIVNRNATLACADGSTVEVLESAHAVRDAHGHIQYYEGLIEDVTARRAYERELEQAKVRAEELSRLKSTFLANMSHEIRTPLTSIVGFADVLREEVDGSAGEMADLIQKSAHRLKDTLTSVLELARLEGKNEALDATSFDAVTQVQESAELMRPMAESKGLRFDVDVPDHPVEVRHDARALHRILTNLTSNAIKYTERGSVTIRLAAHDAGVTFEVADTGPGIAPAHQHQVFDAFERVAAQSYQEGTGLGLSITKRLIELMGGTVQLNSTEGEGSTFAVTLPYTLPAPDSA; encoded by the coding sequence ATGCTACATTCTCCCCACCGTACGGCAAAATCTACCCCTGCTGCTTGGTCTGCTCCAACCGAACAGCCCGCGCCCGATCGCCCCACGGCGCAGCCATCGGCGCAAAACGCCGGGGCGTCTCGCACGGCGTGGCACCGCCTGGCTCGCGTCGTCCATCAGCTGGCGGGCGCGCCAACCGGCGTGTTTGCCCCGGCAGCGACCCAGCGGTCGCTAGTCGCATATGCCGGACCGACGTCGGAGCGCGATGCCCTTGCCGCCTGGGCAGCATCTCGATTGCTCCCGACCGACCACATCCTCCACGAAGCGGACGACGCCCTCAACGGAGCCGTGTACAGCCGCCCGATTCGCACCGCGGCCGGCGTCCGGTGGCTGTGTGTACTGGCCGACGCCCCGTTGCCCGCGCCCTTGCGGACCCAGATTGATGACGTCATCGCCCTGATGGATAGCCCCGCGCCTGATGCGTCGGCCGACGAACCCGGCATGCCGCTGCTCTCGGCTTTGCCCATCGCCGTCTATCGCTCTACGCCGTCCGGGCGCCTCCTCTATGCCAACGAGGCCCTCCTCACCTTGCTGGGCTACCCGCCCGACACGCCGCTTGCTTCTATCGACCTGGAGGCGCGCGACTTCGCCGATGTGGAGCGCAACGCGTTTAAAGAAGCAATCGAAGCGAATGACCGCATTGTAAACCGCAACGCAACACTTGCGTGTGCCGACGGCTCTACCGTTGAGGTATTGGAAAGCGCCCATGCCGTGCGGGATGCGCACGGACACATCCAGTACTACGAAGGACTCATTGAAGATGTGACCGCCCGGCGAGCTTACGAACGCGAGCTGGAACAGGCAAAGGTGCGGGCCGAAGAGCTGAGTCGCCTGAAGTCGACTTTTCTTGCCAACATGAGCCACGAGATCCGCACGCCGCTCACCTCCATCGTGGGCTTTGCGGATGTCTTGCGGGAAGAGGTTGACGGATCGGCTGGCGAGATGGCCGACCTGATCCAGAAAAGCGCCCACCGCCTCAAAGATACGCTGACCTCCGTGCTCGAACTAGCGCGCCTGGAAGGCAAAAACGAAGCGCTGGATGCCACGTCCTTCGACGCGGTAACGCAGGTGCAAGAGAGCGCTGAGCTCATGCGCCCGATGGCCGAGAGTAAGGGGCTGCGCTTCGACGTCGACGTACCAGACCACCCCGTCGAGGTCCGTCACGACGCCCGCGCCCTGCACCGCATCCTCACGAACCTTACCTCGAACGCCATTAAGTACACCGAGCGGGGCAGCGTCACGATTCGCCTCGCCGCGCACGATGCAGGCGTCACGTTTGAAGTAGCCGACACAGGCCCTGGCATTGCACCGGCGCATCAGCACCAAGTGTTTGACGCTTTCGAGCGGGTTGCCGCCCAGTCGTATCAAGAGGGCACCGGGCTCGGGCTTTCCATCACCAAGCGGCTCATCGAGCTCATGGGCGGCACGGTGCAGCTAAACAGCACCGAGGGCGAAGGCAGCACGTTCGCCGTCACCCTTCCGTACACGCTTCCCGCACCCGACTCAGCGTAG
- a CDS encoding metal ABC transporter permease, translated as MMDVLASSFMQRALLAGLVLGALAGYYGALVVQRRMSFLGVGLSHAAFGGVALGLWLGLHPLGVAVPFAVGIALLMFGIERTERLSADTAIGVLFAVSMALGIFFLSLRPAATSDAFAYLFGSILGIQRTDLWIIGGVAALGVGSVLLWGRWAYATFDRDLAAADGLPVARDDAMLYVALAVTTVALAKLVGIVLAAAVLVIPAATARLWSTSFYGMTVGGMLIGAGGTVAGLLAAYAADLPSGAAIVGVLALLFGLALLLAPRP; from the coding sequence ATGATGGATGTCCTTGCTTCGTCCTTTATGCAACGCGCACTGCTCGCGGGCCTCGTGCTGGGGGCGCTCGCTGGCTACTACGGCGCGCTCGTCGTACAACGCCGCATGAGCTTTTTGGGCGTCGGGCTCTCGCACGCTGCGTTTGGGGGCGTTGCCCTGGGCCTGTGGCTGGGCCTGCATCCGCTGGGCGTCGCCGTGCCTTTTGCCGTTGGCATTGCGCTGCTCATGTTCGGCATCGAGCGCACCGAGCGGCTCAGTGCAGACACGGCCATCGGCGTCCTGTTCGCCGTGAGCATGGCGCTTGGCATTTTCTTTTTGTCGCTGCGTCCCGCCGCCACGTCCGATGCGTTTGCCTACCTCTTTGGGTCCATTCTTGGCATTCAGCGCACCGACCTGTGGATTATCGGCGGAGTGGCTGCGCTTGGCGTGGGCTCTGTGCTCCTCTGGGGCCGCTGGGCCTACGCGACGTTCGACCGCGACCTTGCGGCGGCCGATGGGTTGCCGGTAGCGCGCGACGATGCGATGCTTTATGTGGCGCTGGCCGTTACCACCGTGGCGCTCGCAAAACTTGTGGGCATCGTGCTGGCGGCCGCCGTTCTTGTCATCCCCGCGGCCACGGCCCGGCTGTGGAGCACGTCGTTTTATGGCATGACGGTGGGCGGCATGCTCATCGGTGCTGGCGGCACGGTCGCCGGCTTGCTCGCCGCCTATGCCGCCGACCTCCCCAGCGGCGCGGCCATCGTGGGGGTCTTGGCGCTTCTCTTTGGCCTCGCCCTGCTGCTTGCCCCGCGGCCGTGA